One Lucilia cuprina isolate Lc7/37 chromosome 4, ASM2204524v1, whole genome shotgun sequence DNA segment encodes these proteins:
- the LOC111688294 gene encoding protein couch potato-like: protein TCIYNSPKITPPQTNVYEKAITISSIAIKRRPTLPQTPASAPQVLSPKRQCAAAVSVIPANAANPAAAQLTPQIQYATAPASATAAHQVALKAGHQQFAFNTAAAAQLAATAAITAHSHPHHQTQVAAAAAAAAAAAQHQRNIAAVAAQHINPAAAAALLNHQFSQGATHQQHHQQQQAAAAVAAAAANAAHQQHLVLQQQQHIYQQHQQHQQYQQQQQQIRHLQHQQQHHHKQQQLLAVTTPTATSNQQSSTTPSSTTSPNASLVSSTSSVNNTNNNNNNSVTINNSLHSNDSNTSSSSSKTATPTPTATSVATTSATTNDSLTTVNSNGCNQNNNSNSSNNSTTTTATTTSTMENQMSLAPLGLSQSMDSVNTASNEEEVCLQ, encoded by the coding sequence acgtgTATCTACAACAGCCCCAAAATCACTCCCCCCCAGACAAACGTGTACGAAAAAGCCATCACCATTTCGTCGATTGCGATTAAACGCAGGCCAACGCTGCCGCAAACGCCAGCGAGTGCCCCACAGGTGTTGTCACCCAAACGACAGTGTGCCGCAGCTGTATCGGTTATACCAGCCAACGCCGCCAATCCAGCAGCAGCTCAACTAACACCCCAAATACAATACGCCACAGCACCCGCTAGCGCCACCGCCGCCCATCAAGTCGCCTTGAAAGCCGGTCATCAACAGTTTGCCTTTAATACAGCTGCTGCTGCTCAATTAGCTGCCACAGCAGCCATTACAGCCCACTCACATCCCCACCACCAGACACAAGTGGCTGCTGCAGCAGCTGCGGCCGCTGCTGCTGCTCAACATCAACGTAATAtagctgctgttgctgctcaACATATAAATCCAGCAGCCGCTGCTGCTCTACTCAATCACCAGTTTAGTCAGGGAGCCACACACCAGcaacaccaccaacaacaacaggcCGCTGCAGCTGTAGCAGCTGCGGCAGCAAACGCTGCTCATCAGCAACATTTGGtattgcaacagcaacaacacatcTATCAACAACACCAACAGCATCAACAgtatcaacaacagcaacaacaaattagACACTtgcaacatcaacaacagcatcatcacaaacaacaacagttaTTAGCGGTGACAACACCTACTGCCACAAGCAACCAACAAAGTTCCACTACACCCTCATCGACTACATCTCCTAACGCCTCTTTGGTCTCCTCCACCTCGTCAGttaacaacaccaacaacaacaacaacaactcagTAACCATTAATAATTCTCTACATTCCAACGACTCAAATACATCGTCGTCCTCATCAAAGACCGCAACACCCACACCAACAGCTACATCGGTGGCAACAACTTCTGCCACAACTAACGACTCTCTAACCACAGTCAATAGTAACGGTTGCAAccagaacaacaacagcaactcaTCGAACAACTCGACAACAACCACAGCGACTACAACGTCAACAATGGAAAATCAAATGTCTTTGGCGCCATTGGGATTATCGCAAAGCATGGATTCGGTTAATACAGCTAGTAATGAAGAAGAG